From the Deltaproteobacteria bacterium genome, one window contains:
- a CDS encoding GPW/gp25 family protein — MSNFLGVGFKFPVSVGPSGAIQLSRYEANIEESVRIIIGTALGERQMRPEWGCRIHDFVFAPNNTATQTLVGHHVEEALAKHEFRIRNIQVEALPDPDSAERILVDVRYEIRATNSIHNLVFPFYLTGS, encoded by the coding sequence ATGAGCAACTTCCTCGGCGTCGGCTTCAAGTTCCCCGTCTCGGTGGGCCCGAGCGGCGCCATCCAGCTCAGCCGGTATGAGGCCAACATCGAGGAGTCGGTGCGGATCATCATCGGCACCGCCCTCGGCGAACGGCAGATGCGGCCCGAATGGGGCTGCCGCATCCACGACTTCGTCTTCGCGCCCAACAACACCGCGACGCAGACGCTGGTCGGCCATCACGTGGAGGAGGCGCTCGCCAAGCACGAGTTCCGCATCCGCAACATCCAGGTCGAGGCGCTCCCCGACCCCGACAGCGCGGAACGGATCCTCGTCGACGTGCGCTACGAGATCCGCGCCACCAACAGCATCCACAACCTGGTCTTCCCGTTCTACCTGACGGGCAGCTGA